In Sulfitobacter sp. W027, a single window of DNA contains:
- a CDS encoding calcium/sodium antiporter, producing the protein MLMPWLLSGLGLVILLFAGDALVKGAVNLSLRLGVPALIVSLTIVAFGTSAPELLISVKAILDNAPGLALGNVVGSNTANILMVLGIPALLATMHTSECSTRKTYNQMIAASVLFIALAFRGVFDWIAGLILLAGLAYMLYDAFGDAKDHRHACRSGAAEDEEELEGADPNMAGWQIALFLILGLIGLPLGASLLVDNATIIAQTYGVSDTVIGLTLVAVGTSLPELATTVMAALRRQADVALGNVIGSNMFNLLAIIGIASLVGPIKVDEAFLRIDLWVMLGASLLLIPFVYLGRDITRLWGVALSALYGLYLFIILI; encoded by the coding sequence ATGCTGATGCCGTGGCTACTGTCGGGGCTTGGCCTCGTAATCCTGCTGTTCGCGGGGGATGCTCTGGTCAAAGGGGCGGTGAACCTGTCGCTGCGCCTTGGGGTGCCCGCGCTGATTGTCAGTCTGACGATCGTGGCCTTTGGCACCTCTGCGCCTGAACTGCTGATTTCGGTCAAGGCGATCTTGGACAACGCGCCGGGTTTGGCGCTTGGGAATGTCGTCGGGTCGAACACGGCGAACATCCTGATGGTATTGGGTATTCCGGCGTTGCTGGCGACGATGCACACCTCGGAATGCAGCACGCGTAAGACCTATAACCAGATGATCGCCGCCTCGGTCTTGTTCATCGCGCTGGCTTTCCGCGGGGTCTTTGACTGGATCGCGGGGCTGATCCTGCTCGCTGGGCTGGCCTATATGCTCTATGACGCTTTTGGCGATGCCAAGGATCACCGTCACGCTTGTCGCAGCGGTGCCGCTGAGGATGAGGAAGAGCTTGAAGGCGCTGACCCCAATATGGCCGGTTGGCAGATTGCGCTGTTCCTGATCCTTGGTCTGATTGGCCTGCCCTTGGGCGCAAGCCTTCTGGTGGATAACGCCACGATCATCGCCCAGACCTATGGGGTGAGTGACACAGTGATTGGCCTGACGCTTGTGGCCGTGGGCACATCGCTGCCGGAATTGGCGACCACCGTGATGGCCGCGCTGCGCCGTCAGGCGGATGTGGCGCTTGGCAACGTTATCGGCTCGAACATGTTTAACCTGCTGGCAATCATCGGCATCGCGAGCCTTGTTGGCCCAATTAAGGTCGACGAAGCCTTCTTGCGGATCGACCTTTGGGTGATGCTGGGCGCGTCGCTGTTGCTGATCCCCTTCGTTTATCTGGGGCGGGATATCACGCGGCTTTGGGGTGTGGCGCTCAGCGCGCTTTATGGACTTTATTTGTTTATCATCCTGATCTGA
- a CDS encoding SDR family oxidoreductase — protein MRRALVTGAGQRLGRAMALYLGQRGFDVAVHYATSRDGAEATAAEIAAMGCGAVALQADLLDDAATEALLPRAAEALGGPITCLVNNASIFEQDDIISASRESWDRHMGSNLRAPFVLTQAMAGQGVSPETDDRGVPRSSGLIVNMLDQRVRNLTPEFTTYTIAKMGLWAMTRTTAQALAPAIRVNGIGPGPTLQGSHQDAEDFAAQRRATVLGRGANPEDITAALGYFIDSPGVTGQLICTDGGEHLQWDKSPRSPAN, from the coding sequence ATGCGGCGGGCATTGGTGACCGGAGCCGGGCAACGTCTGGGCCGCGCCATGGCGCTGTATCTTGGGCAGCGGGGCTTTGATGTGGCGGTGCATTACGCCACCTCACGCGACGGGGCCGAGGCGACCGCCGCCGAGATCGCCGCCATGGGCTGTGGTGCTGTAGCGCTACAGGCAGACCTCTTGGATGATGCCGCGACCGAAGCGCTATTGCCCCGCGCGGCAGAGGCGCTCGGCGGGCCGATCACCTGCCTTGTGAACAACGCGTCAATTTTCGAACAGGACGATATCATCAGCGCCAGTCGCGAAAGCTGGGACCGCCATATGGGCAGCAACCTGCGGGCGCCTTTCGTGCTGACGCAGGCGATGGCGGGGCAGGGGGTGTCGCCCGAAACCGACGACAGAGGAGTGCCGCGGTCGAGCGGTTTGATCGTTAATATGCTCGACCAACGGGTCCGTAACCTTACGCCGGAATTCACCACCTATACGATCGCCAAGATGGGCCTCTGGGCGATGACGCGCACGACCGCACAGGCGCTGGCGCCCGCGATCCGGGTCAATGGGATCGGCCCCGGCCCCACCTTGCAGGGCTCTCATCAAGACGCCGAAGACTTTGCCGCACAGCGGCGCGCCACGGTTCTAGGCCGGGGAGCTAATCCTGAGGATATTACGGCAGCACTTGGGTATTTCATCGATTCGCCGGGGGTCACAGGGCAGTTGATCTGCACTGACGGAGGCGAACATTTGCAGTGGGATAAAAGCCCCAGAAGCCCCGCAAACTGA
- the uvrC gene encoding excinuclease ABC subunit UvrC has product MTTPNDSPPPQGRKVIQAYLKSLDSSPGVYRMLDAESRVLYVGKARNLRARVSSYARPTGHSGRISRMIANTASMMFLTTKTETEALLLEQNLIKQLKPKFNVLLRDDKSFPNILVTADHDYPQIKKHRGAKKEKGSYYGPFASAGAVNRTLNQLQRVFLLRDCSNSMFDSRTRPCLQHQIKRCSAPCVGKISAEEYRQTVRDAERFLSGKSTEIQGRLARDMAEASEAMEFERAAALRDRIKALTQVQTAQGINPQGVNEADIIALHMEGGQACVQVFFIRANQNWGNRDYYPRVGADVDAAEVLEAFIGQFYDTREPPRQLILSNEIENPDLMAEALSGKIGRKVELLVPQRGEKAELVDGALRNARESLARKMAETATQTKLLQGLADAFDLPVPPERIEVYDNSHIQGTNAVGAMIVAGPEGMMKNQYRKFNIRGDDLTPGDDFGMMKEVLHRRFKRLIKEDPDRSRGLWPDLLLIDGGAGQVSAVASIMAQHGVEDIPMVGVAKGIDRDAGKEEFHRVGKRVMALRHNDPVLYFVQRLRDEAHRFAIGTHRAKRAKGVSATPLDDVPGVGAARKRALLAHFGSAKAVGRANLSDLKAVDGVSDALAETIYGYFHEKG; this is encoded by the coding sequence ATGACCACGCCCAACGACAGCCCACCGCCTCAAGGCCGCAAGGTGATTCAGGCCTATCTGAAGTCGCTCGATTCGTCGCCGGGCGTCTATCGGATGCTCGATGCGGAAAGCCGTGTGCTCTATGTCGGCAAAGCGCGGAACCTGCGGGCGCGAGTGTCGTCTTATGCGCGGCCCACAGGACATTCGGGGCGCATCTCACGGATGATCGCCAATACCGCTTCGATGATGTTCCTGACCACGAAGACGGAAACCGAGGCGCTGCTGCTTGAACAAAACCTGATTAAACAGCTCAAGCCCAAGTTCAACGTGCTGCTGCGCGACGACAAGAGCTTTCCCAATATCCTTGTCACAGCCGATCACGACTACCCACAGATCAAGAAACACCGTGGCGCGAAAAAGGAAAAGGGCAGCTACTACGGCCCCTTCGCCAGCGCGGGTGCGGTGAACCGCACGCTGAACCAGTTGCAGCGGGTGTTCCTGTTGCGTGATTGCTCTAACTCAATGTTCGACAGCCGCACGCGGCCCTGCTTGCAGCACCAAATCAAACGCTGCTCTGCTCCTTGCGTCGGCAAGATCTCGGCCGAGGAATACCGCCAGACCGTCCGCGATGCGGAGCGGTTTCTGAGTGGCAAATCGACTGAAATTCAGGGGCGTCTGGCGCGGGACATGGCCGAAGCATCAGAGGCGATGGAGTTTGAACGCGCCGCGGCCCTGCGCGATCGGATCAAGGCGCTGACGCAGGTTCAGACGGCGCAAGGCATCAACCCGCAAGGGGTGAATGAGGCCGACATCATCGCGCTGCATATGGAAGGCGGACAGGCCTGCGTGCAGGTCTTCTTCATCCGCGCCAATCAGAACTGGGGCAACCGCGATTACTATCCGCGCGTCGGGGCCGATGTGGATGCCGCTGAAGTCTTGGAGGCTTTCATCGGCCAGTTCTACGACACCCGCGAGCCGCCGCGCCAGTTGATCCTGAGCAACGAGATCGAAAACCCCGATCTGATGGCCGAGGCGCTGAGTGGCAAGATCGGTCGCAAGGTCGAACTGCTGGTGCCGCAACGAGGCGAGAAGGCAGAGTTGGTCGATGGTGCGCTGCGCAACGCGCGTGAAAGTCTCGCCCGAAAGATGGCCGAGACAGCGACCCAGACAAAGTTGCTGCAAGGGCTGGCCGATGCCTTTGATTTACCGGTGCCGCCTGAGCGGATCGAGGTTTACGACAACTCGCACATCCAAGGCACCAATGCCGTTGGCGCGATGATTGTCGCGGGCCCCGAGGGTATGATGAAAAACCAGTACCGCAAGTTCAACATCCGTGGTGATGACCTGACCCCGGGCGATGACTTTGGCATGATGAAAGAGGTGCTCCACCGCCGCTTCAAACGGCTCATCAAAGAAGACCCGGACCGGAGCCGGGGCCTTTGGCCTGACCTGCTGCTGATCGACGGCGGCGCGGGGCAGGTGAGCGCCGTGGCCTCCATCATGGCGCAGCATGGGGTTGAGGATATTCCGATGGTCGGCGTGGCCAAAGGTATCGACCGTGACGCGGGTAAAGAGGAGTTCCACCGCGTCGGCAAGCGGGTCATGGCACTGCGGCACAATGATCCGGTACTTTATTTCGTGCAGCGTCTGCGCGATGAAGCGCACCGTTTCGCCATCGGCACTCACCGCGCGAAACGCGCCAAGGGGGTCAGCGCCACGCCGCTCGATGATGTGCCGGGCGTCGGGGCCGCGCGCAAACGCGCCCTTTTGGCGCATTTCGGCTCGGCCAAGGCCGTGGGCCGCGCGAACCTCAGCGATCTTAAGGCCGTCGATGGCGTGTCGGATGCGCTGGCAGAGACAATTTACGGTTATTTCCATGAGAAGGGCTAG
- the pgsA gene encoding CDP-diacylglycerol--glycerol-3-phosphate 3-phosphatidyltransferase codes for MKWNLPNILTLLRLVAAPGVAVMFLYFTRPYADWFALVLFVGAAVTDWFDGYLARAWGQETKLGAMLDPIADKAMVVIALMVIVAFSSWSPWLVLPATLILFREVFVSGLREYLGDVAGTLKVTQLAKWKTTLQMIAIAVLFSQGVFEHYLGMSVFGMDQQMIEAILDGEVEDTLGLGWKLAGMEWAGLLGLVLLWIAAVLTAITGFDYLRKALPHLKEPR; via the coding sequence ATGAAATGGAATTTGCCCAATATCCTGACCCTGCTTCGGCTGGTCGCGGCCCCCGGTGTGGCGGTCATGTTTCTCTATTTTACACGTCCCTATGCCGATTGGTTCGCATTGGTGCTGTTTGTAGGGGCGGCGGTGACGGATTGGTTTGACGGCTACCTCGCCCGCGCTTGGGGGCAAGAGACCAAGCTGGGCGCCATGCTTGACCCGATTGCCGACAAGGCGATGGTCGTGATCGCGCTGATGGTAATCGTGGCCTTCTCCAGTTGGTCGCCGTGGCTTGTCCTGCCTGCAACGCTGATCCTGTTTCGCGAAGTCTTCGTTTCGGGCTTGCGGGAATATCTAGGCGATGTTGCGGGGACGCTGAAGGTCACCCAACTGGCCAAATGGAAAACGACGCTACAGATGATTGCCATCGCGGTGCTGTTCTCACAAGGCGTGTTTGAACATTACCTCGGGATGAGCGTCTTTGGCATGGACCAGCAAATGATCGAAGCGATCCTGGATGGTGAGGTTGAAGATACTCTGGGGCTGGGCTGGAAACTTGCCGGAATGGAATGGGCCGGGCTGTTGGGGCTGGTCCTGCTGTGGATCGCAGCGGTGCTGACCGCCATTACCGGCTTTGACTACCTGCGCAAGGCGCTGCCACATTTGAAGGAGCCACGCTGA
- the moaD gene encoding molybdopterin converting factor subunit 1 yields the protein MMDVLYFAWVRERIGLPRERVESTAATVAELVEELRGREERYALAFSDLSALRVAVDQELTDFDAPLQGAREVAFFPPMTGG from the coding sequence CTGATGGATGTTCTGTATTTCGCTTGGGTCCGCGAGCGGATCGGCCTGCCCCGCGAACGGGTGGAAAGCACCGCCGCGACCGTGGCCGAATTGGTCGAAGAATTGCGCGGCCGAGAAGAGCGCTACGCTTTGGCGTTCTCTGACCTCTCTGCATTGCGCGTGGCCGTAGATCAGGAATTGACCGATTTCGACGCCCCGCTCCAAGGCGCGCGCGAAGTGGCCTTTTTCCCACCGATGACCGGGGGCTGA
- a CDS encoding molybdenum cofactor biosynthesis protein MoaE, with amino-acid sequence MRVLVQEAPFDLAEEAARFAKGEGASGAIVTFTGVVRDNDAGTLSAMEIEHYPGMTEKALREIAEQAVARFDLQDALVIHRYGRLAPGEQIMMVASAARHRRHAFEAAEFLMDYLKSRAPFWKREITAEGEAWVAAKDEDEAALERW; translated from the coding sequence ATGCGGGTTCTGGTGCAGGAAGCGCCCTTTGATCTGGCCGAGGAGGCCGCGCGTTTTGCCAAGGGCGAGGGGGCCAGCGGGGCGATTGTGACCTTCACCGGCGTCGTGCGCGACAATGATGCAGGTACGCTGAGCGCGATGGAGATCGAACATTACCCCGGCATGACCGAAAAGGCCCTGCGCGAGATTGCTGAGCAGGCGGTCGCGCGGTTCGATTTGCAAGATGCGCTGGTGATCCACCGCTATGGGCGGCTGGCCCCGGGTGAGCAGATTATGATGGTCGCCAGCGCCGCGCGGCATCGCCGCCATGCTTTCGAGGCGGCGGAATTCCTGATGGACTACCTCAAATCCCGCGCGCCGTTCTGGAAGCGTGAGATCACGGCAGAGGGTGAGGCTTGGGTCGCCGCAAAAGACGAGGATGAGGCCGCGCTAGAGCGCTGGTAA
- a CDS encoding VOC family protein, with translation MAKLAHSMIRVLDEAASVKFYEDVFGLRIADRLDFDSFTLIYLRDAAGDFELELTVNKDRDTPYDLGDGYGHLAFVVEDLEAARDTAIKAGAAPRDIVDFRPAGETVAKFFFVADPDGYQIEVIEKGGRFA, from the coding sequence ATGGCCAAACTTGCCCATTCCATGATCCGCGTCCTTGATGAGGCGGCATCAGTGAAATTCTACGAAGACGTGTTTGGCCTTAGAATCGCCGACAGGCTGGATTTCGACAGCTTCACCCTGATCTACTTGCGCGATGCTGCGGGCGATTTCGAGCTGGAGCTGACGGTCAACAAGGACCGCGACACGCCCTATGACTTGGGCGATGGCTATGGCCATCTGGCCTTTGTGGTCGAAGACCTTGAGGCCGCCCGCGACACCGCGATCAAAGCCGGTGCCGCCCCGCGTGACATCGTTGATTTTCGCCCTGCGGGGGAGACTGTGGCAAAGTTCTTCTTTGTGGCGGACCCCGATGGCTATCAGATCGAAGTCATAGAAAAAGGCGGGCGCTTCGCCTAA
- a CDS encoding OmpA family protein, producing the protein MRLSAIFMIALTFAAAAVVSLVAASFSVQLIEDTSEIGVRDALDDQGMTWAEVQADGLQVTLAGIAPTEAVRFRALSTAGTVVDAARVIDEMEVEAQSGIAPPRFSAEVLRNDAGISIIGLIPTSTDRDAVIEAFGDMAGEATVTDLLESADYPAPDGWEDALNFAVRAMADLPRAKASVDAGRVTITAIADSAAAKAQMERKLQRAAPPSLRLRLDIAAPRPVITPFTLRFEIDEEGARFDACSADSDAAANRILKAGIAAGAPESANCTIGLGVPSPNWGRAVALAIDALSRVGQGSISFADADITLLAAPGTDSDSFDRVVGELENALPDVFALTARLPKVEDPDAGPPEFTATLSPEGQVQLRGRLTSEGLRDLADSYAKSHFGSANVYTAARLDETLPADWATRVLTGLEAMASLANGSVTVTPDRLEVIGDTGSKEANTTVASLLADKLGESADYSIDITYKEKLDPIAGLPTPEECEAEIREILKIGKITFEPGNATIDASALGTMDDIAEVLKHCGDIPLEIQGYTDSQGRGSMNQSLSQSRAESVLNELRARRVLTSSFVAKGYGEENPIADNQTEEGREANRRIEFRLIRPEAETPEDETALESAEETGDTTAEEIGESDETEEGSGDEQN; encoded by the coding sequence ATGCGCCTCTCCGCCATTTTCATGATCGCCCTGACCTTTGCAGCCGCAGCGGTGGTCTCTTTAGTGGCGGCAAGCTTTTCGGTGCAACTGATCGAGGATACTTCCGAAATCGGTGTGCGTGACGCGCTGGACGATCAGGGCATGACATGGGCCGAGGTGCAGGCCGACGGTTTGCAGGTCACCCTCGCCGGGATCGCGCCGACCGAAGCGGTCCGCTTCCGCGCCCTCTCAACTGCTGGAACCGTGGTCGACGCCGCCCGTGTGATCGACGAGATGGAGGTTGAAGCCCAATCCGGAATCGCCCCGCCGCGTTTCTCTGCCGAAGTGCTGCGCAACGATGCGGGCATTTCGATCATCGGCCTGATCCCCACCAGCACCGACCGCGACGCGGTGATCGAAGCCTTTGGCGACATGGCGGGTGAGGCCACGGTGACCGATCTGTTGGAATCCGCAGACTATCCTGCACCTGATGGCTGGGAAGACGCATTGAACTTTGCTGTACGTGCCATGGCGGACCTGCCCCGCGCCAAAGCTTCCGTCGATGCAGGCCGCGTGACGATAACCGCCATCGCCGACAGCGCCGCCGCCAAAGCACAGATGGAGCGCAAGTTGCAGCGCGCGGCCCCACCCAGCCTGCGTCTGCGTCTCGACATCGCCGCACCGCGCCCGGTGATCACGCCTTTCACTTTGCGGTTTGAGATCGACGAAGAAGGCGCGCGTTTCGATGCCTGTTCTGCCGATAGCGATGCTGCCGCCAACCGCATCCTCAAAGCGGGCATCGCCGCTGGCGCGCCTGAGAGCGCCAATTGCACCATCGGTCTGGGTGTGCCCAGCCCGAACTGGGGCCGCGCCGTGGCGCTGGCGATCGATGCGCTGAGCCGTGTGGGCCAAGGCTCCATCTCTTTCGCGGACGCAGACATCACCTTGCTCGCGGCGCCGGGCACCGATTCCGATAGTTTCGACCGCGTGGTGGGAGAGCTGGAAAATGCCCTTCCGGACGTTTTCGCCCTGACCGCAAGATTGCCCAAGGTCGAAGACCCCGACGCTGGCCCGCCTGAATTCACCGCGACCCTGTCCCCCGAGGGGCAAGTGCAACTCCGTGGACGGCTTACCAGCGAAGGGCTGCGCGATCTGGCGGACAGCTATGCGAAATCGCATTTCGGGTCGGCCAATGTCTACACCGCCGCCCGTCTGGATGAGACCCTGCCCGCCGATTGGGCCACCCGCGTTTTGACCGGGCTTGAGGCGATGGCCTCGCTCGCCAATGGCTCTGTCACGGTCACCCCCGACCGGCTTGAAGTGATCGGCGACACCGGTAGCAAAGAGGCGAACACCACCGTTGCCTCCCTTCTGGCCGACAAGCTGGGCGAAAGCGCCGATTACAGCATCGACATCACCTATAAAGAAAAACTCGATCCCATCGCCGGGCTGCCGACCCCCGAGGAGTGCGAAGCCGAGATCCGCGAAATCCTCAAGATCGGCAAGATTACCTTTGAACCGGGCAACGCCACGATTGACGCCTCGGCACTTGGTACGATGGATGACATCGCCGAAGTTCTGAAACATTGCGGGGACATTCCGCTGGAGATCCAAGGCTACACCGACAGTCAAGGCCGCGGATCGATGAACCAGTCACTCTCGCAAAGCCGCGCGGAATCGGTTCTAAACGAACTGCGCGCCCGCCGGGTTCTGACTTCTTCCTTCGTAGCCAAAGGCTATGGTGAGGAAAATCCCATCGCCGATAACCAGACCGAAGAGGGCCGCGAAGCCAACCGCCGCATCGAATTCCGCCTGATCCGGCCCGAGGCTGAGACCCCCGAAGACGAAACAGCGCTGGAATCTGCTGAAGAAACGGGCGATACCACGGCAGAAGAGATCGGGGAATCCGACGAAACCGAAGAAGGCAGCGGTGATGAGCAGAACTGA
- the ubiA gene encoding 4-hydroxybenzoate octaprenyltransferase: MHNQPPSPDATPDAPVADAVADNWVDRHAPRALRPYLRLSRADRPIGTWLLLLPCWWGLSLAILFDQLPRWEDLWIFAGCGIGAFLMRGAGCTWNDITDRNIDGKVARTRSRPIPSGAVTVKQALAWMVLQMLLALLILLTFNQAAIAMGVLALLPVAVYPFAKRFTWWPQVFLGLAFNWGAMLAWTAHAGTLHAPAVVLYLAGIAWTLFYDTIYAHQDAEDDALIGVKSTARLFGENSGQWLRRFLMATVGLMGIAVIYAGLPQASVLALAIALGGPWAMGWHMAWQLRGLDTKDNAKLLQLFRANRDTGMIPLLFFAASLLA, encoded by the coding sequence ATGCACAACCAGCCGCCTTCGCCAGATGCTACGCCCGATGCGCCTGTTGCCGATGCGGTGGCCGACAATTGGGTCGACCGCCATGCCCCCCGCGCCTTGCGGCCCTATCTGCGGCTGAGCCGCGCGGATCGGCCCATCGGCACATGGCTGTTGTTGTTGCCCTGCTGGTGGGGGCTGAGCCTTGCGATCCTGTTCGACCAATTGCCACGGTGGGAGGATCTGTGGATTTTCGCAGGCTGCGGCATCGGCGCGTTTCTGATGCGCGGCGCAGGCTGTACGTGGAACGACATCACCGACCGCAACATCGACGGCAAGGTCGCGCGCACCCGCTCGCGGCCTATTCCTTCGGGCGCGGTCACGGTGAAACAGGCGCTGGCGTGGATGGTGCTGCAGATGCTGCTGGCGCTGCTGATCCTGCTGACGTTTAACCAAGCGGCCATCGCCATGGGCGTTCTGGCGCTGCTGCCGGTGGCGGTCTACCCCTTTGCAAAACGCTTTACATGGTGGCCGCAGGTCTTTCTGGGGCTGGCCTTCAACTGGGGCGCGATGCTGGCTTGGACAGCCCACGCAGGCACGCTGCACGCGCCTGCCGTGGTGCTCTACCTCGCAGGGATCGCTTGGACGCTGTTCTATGACACGATCTATGCCCATCAGGACGCCGAGGATGACGCGCTGATTGGGGTGAAATCCACCGCGCGGCTTTTTGGTGAGAATTCGGGCCAATGGCTGCGACGCTTCTTAATGGCGACCGTGGGGCTGATGGGGATCGCGGTGATCTATGCCGGGTTGCCGCAGGCTTCGGTGCTGGCGCTGGCGATTGCCCTCGGCGGGCCTTGGGCGATGGGCTGGCATATGGCGTGGCAGCTTCGGGGGCTGGATACGAAGGACAACGCCAAGCTTTTGCAGCTCTTTCGCGCTAACCGTGATACCGGCATGATCCCGCTGTTGTTTTTCGCAGCAAGTCTTCTGGCCTGA
- a CDS encoding 16S rRNA (uracil(1498)-N(3))-methyltransferase: MNAKIRLYVDQPLGQGQTVPLAREQAHYLFGVMRLSVGAGVLLFNGRDGEWLAEVTEAGKRGGVLICVEQTRPLQMPPDLWLLFAPIKKTRTDFIVEKAAEMGASRIMPVMTEFTNAGRVQQSRLQAHAVEAAEQCGGTYVPEVAEAEKLGRLLDQWDSTRQIMFCDEALVGESGALPVGAQGPWAILIGPEGGFSESERKRLHSFDHAHAVTLGPRILRADTAAVAAMTMWQQALGDW, encoded by the coding sequence ATGAACGCAAAAATCAGATTGTATGTAGATCAGCCCTTGGGGCAGGGGCAAACGGTTCCTTTGGCGCGTGAGCAGGCGCATTACCTCTTTGGGGTGATGCGGCTCTCGGTCGGGGCCGGGGTGCTTTTGTTCAACGGGCGCGATGGCGAATGGCTGGCGGAGGTCACCGAGGCGGGCAAACGCGGCGGGGTGCTGATCTGTGTTGAGCAGACCCGCCCCTTGCAGATGCCGCCTGACCTGTGGCTGCTCTTTGCCCCTATCAAAAAGACACGCACCGACTTTATTGTTGAAAAAGCCGCCGAGATGGGTGCGTCCCGCATTATGCCAGTGATGACAGAGTTTACCAACGCAGGCCGCGTGCAGCAGTCCCGTCTTCAAGCCCATGCGGTCGAGGCGGCAGAGCAATGCGGCGGCACCTATGTGCCGGAAGTGGCCGAGGCCGAGAAGCTGGGGCGGCTGCTGGACCAGTGGGACAGCACCCGGCAGATCATGTTCTGCGATGAGGCTCTGGTCGGAGAGAGCGGCGCGCTGCCTGTAGGCGCGCAGGGGCCTTGGGCCATCCTGATTGGCCCCGAAGGCGGCTTTTCCGAGAGCGAACGCAAACGGCTCCACTCATTCGATCACGCTCATGCCGTCACGCTAGGCCCGCGCATCCTGCGTGCCGATACGGCGGCGGTGGCTGCGATGACCATGTGGCAGCAGGCTTTGGGAGACTGGTGA
- a CDS encoding glutamate--cysteine ligase: protein MSIPQSGGGPIEHHDQMAQYLADGCKPKEDWRIGTEHEKFGYCTDTLKPLPYEGDRSIQVMLEGLRDRHGWAPVEEGGKLIGLEKEGANISLEPGGQLELSGAPVETIHETCDEVNTHLREVKDVADEIGVGFIGLGAAPEWSHEQMDLMPKGRYKLMDGYMQKVGTMGTTMMRRTCTVQVNLDFATEADMVQKMRVAVAMQPIANALFANSPFLDGKPNGVKSTRGLVWRNLDDARTGMVPFVFDESFGFEAWVQYALDVPMYFVYRDGKYIDALGQSFRDFLKGELPALPGEKPTLSDWADHLTTLFPEARVKKFIEMRGADGGPWRRLCALPAFWVGLMYDQSALDGAWDLVKDWDAETREELRVAASTHGLQAEVGGLKMHDLAREAVALSEAGLKSRARPGAGGLVPDETHFLNALRDSIETGRVPADDLLADYHGPWNGDLSRIYAEYSY, encoded by the coding sequence ATGTCCATTCCTCAATCCGGCGGCGGCCCGATCGAACATCATGACCAAATGGCGCAGTATCTGGCCGACGGCTGCAAGCCAAAAGAAGATTGGCGCATCGGCACAGAACACGAGAAATTCGGCTATTGCACCGATACCCTCAAGCCGTTGCCCTATGAGGGCGACCGCTCAATCCAGGTGATGCTGGAAGGGCTGCGCGACCGCCACGGCTGGGCGCCGGTCGAGGAGGGTGGCAAGCTTATCGGGCTGGAAAAAGAGGGTGCCAACATCAGTCTTGAGCCGGGCGGCCAGTTGGAGCTGTCAGGCGCGCCGGTCGAGACCATCCATGAGACATGTGATGAGGTGAACACCCATCTGCGCGAAGTGAAAGACGTGGCCGACGAGATCGGCGTGGGCTTTATCGGTCTAGGGGCAGCACCCGAATGGTCGCATGAGCAAATGGATTTGATGCCCAAGGGCCGCTACAAGTTGATGGACGGCTATATGCAAAAGGTCGGCACCATGGGTACCACCATGATGCGCCGCACTTGTACGGTTCAGGTGAACCTAGATTTCGCCACCGAGGCCGACATGGTGCAAAAGATGCGCGTGGCCGTGGCGATGCAGCCCATCGCCAACGCGCTATTCGCAAATTCACCCTTCCTTGATGGCAAGCCCAATGGTGTGAAATCCACCCGCGGGCTGGTGTGGCGCAATCTGGATGATGCCCGCACCGGGATGGTGCCTTTCGTCTTTGATGAAAGTTTCGGGTTCGAGGCTTGGGTGCAATATGCGCTCGATGTGCCGATGTATTTTGTCTACCGCGACGGTAAATATATCGACGCGCTTGGCCAGTCTTTCCGCGATTTCCTGAAAGGCGAACTGCCTGCGCTGCCCGGCGAAAAGCCAACGCTCAGCGATTGGGCCGATCATCTGACGACCCTTTTCCCCGAGGCGCGGGTAAAGAAGTTCATCGAGATGCGCGGGGCCGATGGTGGCCCTTGGCGGCGTCTTTGCGCGCTGCCCGCCTTCTGGGTAGGGCTGATGTATGACCAATCCGCGCTGGATGGCGCTTGGGATTTGGTCAAGGACTGGGATGCAGAGACGCGGGAAGAACTGCGCGTCGCCGCCTCGACCCATGGCCTTCAGGCCGAGGTTGGCGGGCTCAAGATGCATGATCTTGCGCGCGAGGCGGTGGCCCTGTCAGAGGCCGGTTTGAAATCCCGCGCGCGTCCCGGTGCCGGTGGTCTTGTGCCGGATGAAACGCATTTCCTCAACGCCCTGCGCGACAGTATCGAGACAGGCCGCGTGCCTGCAGATGATCTGCTGGCAGATTATCATGGGCCATGGAACGGCGACCTAAGCCGTATCTACGCCGAATATTCCTACTAA